One window of Myxococcus virescens genomic DNA carries:
- a CDS encoding GH3 auxin-responsive promoter family protein, with protein sequence MSASSLPLSGLRTVLSPSALRFYQALRHPEAAQAVCLQRVLRSAVGSVQAERIPGFHRIRDARDFQAAVPWVTPDALTPDVERIAAGETRVLTREPVLRFELSGGSSGASKRVPMTRGLLAEFQRALAPMLFELLHRRPALREGASYWSISPLARKQARTAGGIPVGSAEDSAYFSRVLRPLLSRIFAVPGEVGALPDVESCRYVTLWHLVAREDLSLISVWNPSFLTLLMDALERHGERLADDLTRGRCRPPASGAAHDEASMQAVLARMRFSPRPERASLLREVLRGGWSARALWPRLSLLSMWTDAQAAHALPAACRRFPGVEVQGKGLLATEGVVTVPLFDAPAPVLAVRSHFFEFIDSEQPTARPRLAHELEQGRTYTVLLSTSGGLLRYRLGDRVRVEGFQHATPCLRFVGRADAVCDLVGEKLASTRVGAVLDAVLPDFFGGARPGFSMLAPEWTPAPSYVLFLETDAPASRLAAAAEAVEHALCEGHHYRYARALGQLGPVRAVRVVDGARRYEARCVALGQRAGDIKPVDLHRLTGWSDHFSGAST encoded by the coding sequence GTGAGTGCTTCCTCCCTGCCGCTGAGCGGCCTGCGGACCGTGCTCTCTCCCTCCGCGCTGCGCTTCTACCAGGCCTTGCGCCATCCGGAGGCCGCGCAGGCGGTGTGTCTGCAGCGGGTGCTTCGTTCGGCCGTGGGCAGCGTGCAGGCGGAGCGCATTCCTGGCTTCCACCGCATCCGCGACGCCCGTGACTTCCAGGCCGCCGTGCCGTGGGTGACACCGGACGCGCTGACTCCGGACGTGGAGCGCATCGCCGCGGGCGAGACCCGGGTGCTCACGCGTGAGCCGGTGCTGCGCTTCGAACTCTCTGGAGGCTCCTCGGGCGCCAGCAAGCGGGTGCCCATGACACGCGGGCTCCTGGCCGAGTTCCAGCGCGCCCTGGCCCCCATGCTCTTCGAGTTGCTCCACCGCCGGCCCGCGTTGCGCGAGGGCGCCAGCTACTGGTCCATCTCCCCACTGGCGCGAAAGCAGGCCCGCACGGCGGGCGGGATTCCCGTGGGCAGCGCGGAGGACAGCGCCTACTTCTCGCGCGTGCTGCGCCCCTTGCTGTCCCGCATCTTCGCGGTGCCTGGTGAAGTGGGGGCATTGCCGGATGTGGAGTCCTGTCGCTACGTGACGCTCTGGCATCTCGTCGCCCGCGAGGACCTGTCTCTCATCAGCGTGTGGAACCCCAGCTTCCTCACGCTCCTCATGGACGCGCTGGAGCGGCACGGGGAGCGACTGGCCGATGACCTGACGCGAGGGCGCTGCCGGCCGCCTGCGTCCGGCGCCGCGCACGATGAAGCCTCGATGCAAGCGGTGCTGGCCCGGATGCGCTTCTCTCCGCGCCCGGAGCGGGCCTCGCTGCTGCGTGAGGTGCTGCGAGGTGGCTGGAGCGCCCGCGCGCTGTGGCCTCGACTGTCGCTCCTCAGCATGTGGACGGACGCACAGGCCGCCCACGCACTGCCCGCCGCATGCCGCCGCTTTCCGGGCGTGGAGGTGCAGGGCAAGGGGCTGCTGGCCACGGAGGGCGTCGTCACCGTGCCCCTCTTCGATGCGCCCGCCCCCGTGCTCGCGGTGCGCAGCCACTTCTTCGAGTTCATCGACAGCGAGCAGCCCACCGCGCGACCGCGCCTCGCACACGAGCTGGAGCAGGGCCGCACGTACACGGTGCTGTTGTCCACCTCGGGTGGCCTGCTGCGCTACCGCCTGGGCGACCGGGTCCGCGTGGAGGGCTTCCAACACGCGACGCCCTGCCTTCGCTTCGTCGGCCGAGCGGACGCCGTTTGTGACCTGGTGGGCGAGAAGCTCGCCAGCACGCGCGTGGGGGCCGTGCTGGATGCCGTGCTTCCGGACTTCTTTGGCGGCGCGCGCCCCGGCTTCTCCATGCTGGCGCCCGAGTGGACTCCCGCGCCGTCCTACGTCTTGTTCCTGGAGACGGACGCCCCTGCCTCACGGCTCGCCGCCGCCGCGGAGGCCGTGGAGCACGCTCTCTGCGAGGGACACCACTACCGCTACGCGCGCGCCCTGGGACAGCTCGGTCCGGTGCGTGCCGTGCGCGTGGTGGACGGGGCTCGCCGCTATGAGGCTCGCTGCGTCGCGCTGGGCCAGCGCGCGGGCGACATCAAGCCCGTGGACCTGCACCGCCTGACGGGCTGGTCGGACCATTTCTCCGGAGCCTCCACATGA